One window of the Osmerus mordax isolate fOsmMor3 chromosome 2, fOsmMor3.pri, whole genome shotgun sequence genome contains the following:
- the LOC136957640 gene encoding cyclic AMP-dependent transcription factor ATF-2-like, translating to MSDEKPFLCTAPGCGQRFTNEDHLAVHKHKHEMTLKFGPARNDSVVVADQTPTPTRFLKNCEEVGLFNELASPFEHDFKKATEEDIKKLPLDLSPLATPMPLATPIMRNKMEDHSALELHRDSPLPHPESTTCDDKSRVWNVPRAPAAC from the exons ATGAGTGATGAAAAACCTTTCTTATGCACTGCTCCTGGGTGTGGACAG AGATTCACAAACGAAGACCACTTGGCTGTCCACAAGCATAAGCATGAGATGACACTGAAGTTTGGTCCTGCAAGGAATGACAGTGTCGTAGTTGCAG ACCAAACACCAACGCCAACTCGCTTCCTGAAGAACTGTGAGGAGGTTGGACTGTTCAATGAACTAGCCAGTCCTTTTGAACATGACTTCAAAAAAGCTACTGAAGAGGACATTAAAAAG TTACCTTTGGATCTGTCGCCTCTTGCGACACCAATGCCTCTTGCAACGCCAATTATGCGAAACAAAATGGAGGACCACTCCGCTCTGGAGCTCCACCGGGACAGCCCACTGCCCCATCCAGAATCCACCACCTGTGATGACAAG tcccGTGTCTGGAACGTTCCCCGTGCTCCTGCAGCTTGCTAA
- the atp5mc3a gene encoding ATP synthase membrane subunit c locus 3a: protein MYACAKFVSTPALIRAGSRALYRPLSASVVSRPEVKNENTALVPLSPFTQAALRGFQTSSVSRDIDTAAKFIGAGAATVGVAGSGAGIGTVFGSLIIGYARNPSLKQQLFSYAILGFALSEAMGLFCLMVAFLILFAM from the exons ATGTATGCCTGTGCAAAGTTCGTCTCCACGCCGGCGTTG aTCCGTGCTGGTTCCAGGGCTCTATACaggcccctctctgcctctgtggtGTCCAGACCTGAGGTCAAAAATGAG AACACAGCCCTCGTGCCCCTGAGCCCCTTTACCCAGGCAGCCCTGCGAGGCTTTCAGACCAGCTCTGTGAGCAGGGACATCGACACCGCTGCCAAGTTCATCGGTGCCGGCGCTGCCACGGTCGGAGTAGCCGGGTCCGGCGCAGGGATCGGAACAGTGTTCGGTAGTCTGATCATTGGATACGCCAG GAACCCATCCCTGAAGCAACAGCTCTTCTCTTATGCCATCTTGGGATTCGCCCTGTCTGAAGCCATGGGTCTTTTCTGTTTGATGGTAGCGTTCTTGATCCTGTTCGCTATGTAA